One Tetrapisispora phaffii CBS 4417 chromosome 3, complete genome DNA segment encodes these proteins:
- the PDS5 gene encoding sister chromatid cohesion factor PDS5 (similar to Saccharomyces cerevisiae PDS5 (YMR076C); ancestral locus Anc_2.539): MSKKVKLKFKKSILSTSDNIISTDELVNRLSILHEELSSLVQDETDPESVNSYCNDLVNRKLIKHRDAGVRAFVACCLSDILRIYAPDAPYTDTQLTDVFKLFLAQFEELGESENGYYIQQTYVITRLLEYRSIVLLTDLPSAMKLLERLFSIFYDNSKSYNPKLFKVIGGILGEVISEYEAVPTSVLKIIFNKFLTYNPSSIPKGLGTSANCGYEVTLILCESYGSRMTRYFTKYYSEVLYELTNDDENLYVDKNEISKVLDKLHNLLIKVWETVPDMIAPVTGFVYHELCSENDLFRQKSTDLVGKLLSIKSEINLVTTYQDVFNAWLSKIADISVSVRMQWVNTIPDILSVRKDISEAINKGISKTLIDSENMIRKESILLFDKLSIEVIWENITNPSIYMSLLRFSREKNREVREVCNSILAKLFEKSRKSIKRTQNNKEIWEIIDKIPSTIFDLYYINDPKINEQADDILFKYIFPLDVNDKQRVSRLLDIVSTLSGKSLTSFFAFNKRQLQISLALSKFVDFSKKVNDKEDDSSSIADAVVKLPKTINWLSSGLSDSKIAEAALNAVMELNDKRIFYLLQTCVNPDVKFSTWNNSFSELMTKLKDPNLLRHRDISSASLIIPRDIAKQFRILLYRGSPILFNSSNIPYLLSTGDTHNAALKRRLLDEISTLNPQQLKGQIKTLMSVVKSENQTSDGDMTLSLGETLKTLYKIGKTMVNDIAFDDTFFYTKLKDYASGKSPLIAKYATKLIALSPDAVGTLNELKISILPLNKKSENFTSNINVLSEIFKFYPHILDENSTDIVGYLIKEVLLSNEGILTISDSDSWIDDDAVFSEENNILNAKLSSLKLFTNKLRSITIESDHKELTTAFINKTMKLFFYLIASGGELISETKDDAHATPDNYQTRMRLCAGLQVLKCAKLPILNDFIKPADIIRLVNLVEDESLFVRKIFLDTLKKDLANEVISIKFLPLIFFIAYEPDLSVKTSTKTWINFTFGKETFRKGTYFERALPRLIHAIAHHPDIVENFNKEGDEYLNNLATAIDYLMFYFDSVANQDNFNLLYYLSERVKNYQDKIKDDRDDDDRTDAEASISMRSKRMYVIGELSQMILLQLKEKRGWQHSAYPGKLNLPGDLFQPFNTTKEAQASFKTYINEKQASRLLSNVKAKVSRIIHSSQTQKQRAQKKLLAMENQPPIKNKTKLKVKKRRYNDESDDSGSDSDINGDDDGVYKPSSKLKKVQTINARRKNLRERKEIDYNVDDDIIDENSASITNII; this comes from the coding sequence ATGTCCAAGAAGGTTAAATTGAAGTTTAAGAAGTCGATACTTTCTACCtcagataatattatctcGACTGATGAACTAGTAAATCGTTTAAGTATTTTGCATGAAGAACTATCCAGTTTGGTTCAAGATGAAACTGATCCAGAATCAGTTAATAGTTATTGTAATGATTTAGTGAACAGGAAATTGATCAAACATAGAGATGCAGGTGTTCGTGCCTTTGTAGCATGCTGTTTGAGTGATATCTTGAGAATATATGCACCTGATGCACCATATACTGATACACAACTAACTGatgtttttaaattattcttAGCTCAATTTGAGGAATTGGGTGAATCGGAGAATGGCTATTATATACAACAAACATATGTCATCACAAGATTGTTAGAATATAGATCCATTGTTTTATTGACAGATCTACCTTCAGCTATGAAGTTACTTGAAAGGttgttttcaatattttacGATAATTCTAAATCTTACAACCCCAAATTATTCAAAGTCATCGGTGGTATTCTAGGCGAGGTTATATCAGAATATGAAGCTGTCCCTACCTCAGTGTTgaaaatcatttttaataaatttctaACATATAATCCTTCATCAATTCCAAAAGGTCTAGGCACTTCAGCAAATTGTGGTTATGAAGTAACACTCATTCTTTGTGAATCGTATGGAAGCAGAATGACTAGATATTTCACAAAATACTATTCCGAAGTGTTGTATGAGTTAACAAATGATGACGAAAATTTGTATGTTGATAAGAACGAGATATCGAAAGTTTTAGATAAGTTGCATAATTTACTTATCAAGGTGTGGGAAACAGTTCCAGATATGATTGCACCTGTTACGGGATTTGTTTACCATGAGTTATGTTCAGAAAATGATCTATTTAGGCAAAAATCGACGGACCTTGTGGGGAAACTGCTGTCTATTAAATCGGAAATTAATTTAGTCACTACCTATCAGGATGTATTTAATGCTTGgttatcaaaaattgcaGATATTAGTGTTAGCGTAAGAATGCAATGGGTTAATACTATTCCGGACATTCTATCAGTTAGAAAAGATATTTCGGAAGCTATCAACAAAGGTATCTCTAAAACGTTAATAGATTCAGAAAACATGATCCGTAAGGAGTCAATTTTACtctttgataaattatcaattgaagtGATTTGGGAAAATATAACAAACCCTTCGATATATATGTCTTTACTCCGTTTTTCAAGGGAGAAGAATAGGGAAGTAAGAGAAGTATGTAATTCAATTCTTGCAAAACTATTCGAAAAGTCaagaaaatcaataaaaagaaCACAAAACAATAAAGAAATATGGGAAATAATAGATAAAATTCCGTCGActatttttgatttgtATTACATTAATGATCCAAAAATTAACGAGCAAGCAGATGATATACTCTTTAAATACATCTTTCCACTGGATGTAAACGATAAACAAAGAGTAAGTAGACTTTTAGATATTGTTTCTACGTTAAGTGGTAAATCATTAACCTCTTTTTTTGCATTCAACAAAAGACAATTGCAAATATCATTAGCATTATCCAAATTTGTTGACTTTTCAAAGAAGGTAAATGATAAAGAGGATGATTCCTCATCTATTGCAGATGCCGTCGTTAAATTACCCAAAACTATAAATTGGTTATCCTCAGGCTTGAGTGATTCCAAAATAGCCGAGGCAGCGTTGAATGCAGTGATGGAATTGAAtgataaaagaatattttatttgctGCAGACTTGTGTCAACCCTGACGTAAAATTTTCTACTTGGAATAACAGTTTTTCAGAATTAATGACGAAATTAAAAGATCCAAATCTATTGAGACATCGTGATATAAGCTCAGCTTCTCTAATTATACCAAGAGATATTGCTAAACAATTCCGAATTTTACTCTATAGAGGTTCTCcgattttatttaattcatcaaatattcCTTATTTACTATCAACTGGCGATACCCATAATGCTGCTTTAAAAAGACGTTTATTAGACGAAATATCAACTCTAAATCCTCAACAACTTAAAGGACAGATCAAAACTTTGATGTCAGTTGTAAAATCAGAAAATCAAACTAGCGATGGTGATATGACGTTGTCGCTTGGTGAAACGTTAAAGacattatataaaattggTAAGACAATGGTGAATGATATTGCATTTGATGATACTTTCTTCTATACAAAACTGAAAGATTATGCTAGTGGGAAATCTCCTTTAATTGCTAAATACGCCACAAAATTAATTGCATTATCACCAGATGCTGTAGGTacattaaatgaattgaaaatttctaTATTACCTTTGAATAAAAAGAGTGAAAATTTTACTTCAAATATCAATGTATTatctgaaatttttaagTTTTATCCTCATATTTTAGATGAAAATTCAACAGACATCGTTGGATACTTAATCAAGgaagttttattatcaaatgaaGGTATTCTGACCATATCCGATTCAGATTCATGGATAGACGATGATGCTGTTTTCTCAGAAGAAAATAACATATTAAATGCgaaattatcatcattgaaactatttacaaataaattaagaTCCATTACAATAGAATCGGACCACAAAGAATTAACTACGGcctttataaataaaacgATGAAATTATTCTTTTACTTGATTGCAAGTGGTGGTGAGTTAATCTCAGAAACTAAAGATGATGCACACGCAACACCAGATAATTACCAAACCAGAATGAGACTGTGTGCAGGGCTACAAGTTCTAAAATGTGCAAAACTACCTATACTAaatgatttcattaaaCCTGCAGATATAATAAGACTGGTTAATTTAGTGGAAGATGAATCTTTATTTGTaagaaagatatttttaGACACGTTGAAGAAAGACTTGGCTAACGAAGTAATAtccattaaatttttaccattaatattttttattgcaTATGAACCTGACTTGTCCGTGAAGACAAGCACAAAAACTTGGATTAATTTTACATTTGGAAAAGAAACATTTAGGAAGGGAACTTATTTTGAAAGAGCTTTACCCAGATTAATACATGCGATTGCTCATCACCCTGATATAGttgaaaatttcaataagGAAGGGgatgaatatttgaacAACTTAGCAACTGCAATTGATTACCTgatgttttattttgacTCAGTTGCCAACcaagataattttaatctTCTCTATTATCTTTCTGAGAGAGTTAAGAATTACcaagataaaattaaagatgatAGAGACGATGACGATCGTACTGATGCAGAAGCTAGCATATCTATGAGAAGCAAGAGGATGTACGTTATTGGTGAATTGTCTCAAATGATTTTACTTCAATTGAAGGAGAAAAGGGGATGGCAACATTCAGCTTATCCTggtaaattaaatttaccAGGTGATTTGTTTCAGCCATTTAATACTACTAAAGAAGCACAAGCATCATTTAAAACTTATATTAATGAGAAACAAGCTAGTAGATTATTAAGTAATGTAAAAGCCAAGGTCAGCAGAATAATTCATAGCTCTCAGACGCAAAAACAACGTGCCCAGAAAAAGTTATTAGCGATGGAAAATCAACCACcaataaagaataaaacTAAATTGAAGgtcaaaaaaagaagatacAATGATGAAAGCGATGACAGTGGTAGTGATAGCGATATTAATGGTGATGATGATGGCGTTTATAAACCATCCTCAAAGCTAAAGAAAGTTCAAACAATCAATGccagaagaaaaaatttaagagaaagaaaagaaattgattacaatgttgatgatgatataattgatgaaaattcGGCTTCTATaactaatattatttga
- the TUL1 gene encoding ubiquitin-protein ligase TUL1 (similar to Saccharomyces cerevisiae TUL1 (YKL034W); ancestral locus Anc_2.545) has translation MEIDVNTLVFITIILYIFYSTPSNEGITSEYEYNQLSLLKNQFSIEYNNFMNLTYDSNFKNITGFKLSYADAANDPNTTATYPLDGKDYNSWYANENYMLLPDSIINIINDQVWSRSNSDLSNVFPANISTTMYGSIINDANSTEHLTKIKMPIPKFYNNAEHLGDINPPIGDDYVEDDEDAYFHKENVTFTKGEVTISLTHVDKLSSKPKGRDEKYFNTQSDKWKFLETVIVFNDANENEQRTIRGKAIYDIQRGRIVSLTQSAKFHSIFAFPHYSSMAKTEKENIFKDVKQLVSEYWETLDFVETLKATDFEEWGTSGESLCEYMVFLQLEPWNQYTKEQLKIIDHELKWPTGLPANISSIPPIRIESGLIYSPDCGLKFHLDNVEGVREEIKISSARTLLLFLFFLEAVQLYLLLKQMQFTNTPSSINRVSFYTLALLQLIDATLTTVILILAIAVRPIFIASMLCLLLSFSLAYVFGIRYLVTVTSSQVNEQNVGIMTLLRRVIREENEERTVITEDLSTISSGLLGKIYFSLLAFMMFLIIASSWPKNIRKIVEYVILFITNSYWVPQIFRNTIKGISPLSARSNQNISMQRQNGIPLLWKYIVGTSVIRLLPIYYFFANPSNILRHHTDLKFVTILTLWLSIQILLLYSQDYFGSRWFLPKHAIPDGYSYHKPVLSQELLEHGASENHTVDCAICMSEVPVYVKDIPETHAVDQQSYMVTPCNHIFHTACLENWMGYKLQCPVCRAPLPPL, from the coding sequence ATGGAGATTGATGTTAATACTTTAGTTtttataacaataatattgtatatattcTATTCCACGCCGAGTAATGAGGGAATTACATCAGAGTATGAATATAATCAGCTATCtctattaaaaaatcaattcaGCATAGagtataataattttatgaatttaACATACGATTcaaactttaaaaatattacagGTTTTAAATTAAGTTATGCAGATGCAGCTAATGATCCAAATACCACTGCAACTTATCCCTTAGATGGCAAAGACTACAATTCCTGGTACGCTAATGAGAATTACATGTTGTTGCCTGACAGtatcataaatataattaacgATCAAGTTTGGTCTAGATCCAATTCAGATTTATCAAATGTGTTCCCTGCGAATATTTCGACAACGATGTACGGGTCAATAATTAATGATGCAAATAGTACAGAACACTTAACTAAAATCAAAATGCCAATACCCAAATTCTACAACAATGCAGAGCATTTGGGAGATATAAATCCACCTATTGGCGATGATTAtgttgaagatgatgaagatgctTATTTTCATAAGGAAAATGTCACATTTACTAAAGGTGAAGTAACAATTAGCCTAACACATGTGGATAAGCTTTCTTCAAAGCCAAAAGGACGTGAtgagaaatattttaatactCAAAGCGATAAATGGAAATTTTTGGAAACAGTTATAGTGTTCAATGATgctaatgaaaatgaacaGCGAACTATACGTGGAAAAGCAATTTACGATATTCAAAGAGGAAGGATAGTGTCTTTAACTCAAAGTGCTAAATTTCATTCGATATTTGCATTTCCTCATTATAGTAGCATGGCCAAGACGgagaaagaaaatatttttaaggACGTTAAGCAACTTGTTTCTGAATATTGGGAGACTCTCGATTTTGTCGAGACACTAAAGGCAAcagattttgaagaatgGGGAACCAGCGGTGAAAGTCTTTGTGAATATATGGTTTTCCTTCAGTTAGAACCATGGAATCAATATACAAAAGAGCAacttaaaattattgatcATGAATTGAAATGGCCGACTGGATTGCCTGCAAATATATCTTCAATCCCCCCCATAAGAATTGAATCTGGGCTGATTTATTCTCCAGATTGTGGTTTAAAGTTTCATTTAGATAATGTAGAGGGGGTAAGggaagaaataaaaatttcaagcGCTAGAACTCTACTTctatttctattttttttggaaGCTGtacaattatatttgttaCTAAAGCAAATGCAATTTACTAACACCCCTTCAAGTATTAACAGAGTTTCATTCTATACACTAGCGTTACTACAATTGATTGATGCTACATTAACGACCGTTATTCTTATACTTGCAATAGCAGTACGTCCTATATTTATTGCTAGTATGTTATGTTTACTTTTGTCCTTCTCACTAGCCTATGTTTTTGGAATTCGTTACTTAGTTACAGTGACTTCGTCGCAGGTTAATGAACAAAATGTTGGAATTATGACCTTACTAAGGCGTGTGAtaagagaagaaaatgaagagAGAACAGTAATTACTGAAGATCTATCAACTATAAGCAGTGGCCTTCTAGGtaagatttatttttcacttcTTGCATTTATGATGTTCCTTATTATTGCAAGTTCATGgccaaaaaatataagaaaaatagTGGAATATGTTATCCTTTTTATTACTAATTCATATTGGGTTCCACAAATATTCAGAAATACAATAAAGGGAATATCCCCTCTATCTGCAAGatcaaatcaaaatatatcaatgcAGAGACAGAATGGAATTCCATTATTAtggaaatatattgttgGGACATCTGTGATTAGATTACTTCctatttattatttttttgcaaacccttcaaatattttaagacACCATACGGACCTTAAATTTGTTACCATTTTAACACTGTGGCTATCAATTCAAATCTTATTGCTATATTCCCAGGATTACTTTGGTTCACGCTGGTTTTTACCAAAACATGCTATTCCTGATGGGTACTCATATCATAAACCTGTTTTATCTCAAGAGTTACTTGAACATGGTGCATCAGAAAATCATACAGTAGACTGTGCTATTTGTATGTCTGAAGTGCCTGTATATGTAAAGGATATTCCGGAAACCCATGCTGTAGATCAACAATCTTATATGGTAACCCCATGTAATCATATCTTCCACACTGCATGCTTAGAGAATTGGATGGGCTATAAACTTCAATGTCCTGTTTGCAGAGCACCATTACCACCACTCTAA
- the TPHA0C04240 gene encoding formate/nitrite transporter family protein (similar to Saccharomyces cerevisiae YHL008C; ancestral locus Anc_2.540), protein MDLQYSSPNDAALAVVATAMKKSRLKLHILLLNSIVGGALFSSGGFLYVGFNSENPKLVAENPGIGNFVGAVFYGIGLFYVIITGADLFNSNILFFTVGLLRGAVTIYDLLISWFVSWLGNIAGTLFAAYVFLFLSGSGATAQWSEGSRQVLESKASFSFIQVFLKGIAGNFYVCLAVYLQMMAKPIHVRYIMASLPIFTFVSLGYTHVVADMAVAYIGLLNGADVSVGKYIWKLLVPGSIGNIIGGSAFGIIIPYFMHIVVVEMDKKELAIPEYEARDEHPELNTDSRVVRLKVPEADMDTETDTDAEAHVDDDVDEKNDTGSTMDQTSPYRGSWAPPPDNSSIQDDSLYDSADTPKDFRRQPSLSRTGTHASRITIASAKSRAASHIIASPPGVFPILGMGKAPLKERQIQSGNYKASGDSESLQKVSTQKTERHYNRTSSSQRSMDSNESKIYSTTQEIEDFETDKRLNYDVTRDKPGAALKRAVTNTIYKLTRTRTVESKLPQTTQDMVVTDNQNMQTMNPSSSQASINQSIESYLSYVNSSID, encoded by the coding sequence ATGGATTTGCAATACAGTAGCCCTAATGACGCTGCTTTAGCAGTAGTGGCCACTGCCATGAAGAAGTCAAGGTTAAAATTACATATTCTGCTTTTGAATTCGATAGTAGGTGGTGCATTGTTTAGTTCTGGGGGGTTCTTATATGTTGGTTTTAATTCAGAGAATCCAAAATTAGTAGCTGAAAATCCAGGTATTGGCAACTTTGTTGGTGCTGTATTTTACGGCATCGGTTTATTTTATGTTATTATCACTGGTGCTGATCTATTcaattctaatattttattttttacaGTAGGTTTACTTAGAGGAGCTGTGACAATATATGACTTGCTTATATCCTGGTTTGTTAGTTGGCTAGGGAATATCGCTGGGACTCTATTTGCTGCATACgtctttttatttctatctGGGTCAGGCGCCACTGCGCAATGGTCGGAAGGTTCTAGACAAGTGTTAGAATCAAAAgcttcattttcttttattcaAGTTTTTTTGAAAGGTATTGCAGGTAATTTCTATGTTTGTCTAGCAGTGTATTTACAAATGATGGCAAAACCTATCCACGTCAGGTATATCATGGCTTCTCTCCCTATTTTCACATTCGTCTCCTTGGGGTATACTCATGTGGTAGCAGATATGGCGGTTGCATATATTGGTTTATTGAATGGTGCAGATGTTTCAGttggaaaatatatatggaAATTATTGGTTCCCGGGTCCATAGGAAATATCATTGGCGGATCTGCATTTGGAATCATTATACCATACTTCATGCATATTGTAGTTGTCGAAATGGATAAAAAAGAGTTGGCTATTCCTGAATATGAGGCTAGAGATGAACATCCAGAATTAAATACAGACTCAAGAGTGGTTAGACTTAAGGTTCCTGAAGCAGATATGGACACGGAGACGGATACTGATGCCGAAGCTCATGTAGATGATGATgttgatgaaaaaaatgacacTGGATCCACAATGGATCAGACTAGCCCGTATCGTGGTTCTTGGGCTCCACCTCCAGATAATTCAAGTATCCAAGATGACTCGCTATACGATTCAGCGGATACTCCCAAGGATTTTAGAAGACAGCCAAGCCTTTCAAGGACTGGAACACATGCATCACGTATAACAATTGCTTCTGCTAAATCAAGGGCAGCTAGTCACATTATAGCATCACCTCCAGGTGTATTCCCCATTTTAGGAATGGGCAAAGCTCCTTTGAAGGAAAGACAAATACAAAGTGGTAATTATAAAGCTTCGGGAGATTCAGAAAGTTTACAAAAAGTCTCTACACAAAAAACAGAGCGTCATTATAATAGAACTTCATCATCTCAAAGATCAATGGATAGCAatgaatcaaaaatatacagCACTACTCAAGAGATAGAAGATTTTGAAACCGACAAAAGGTTAAATTATGATGTAACCAGAGATAAACCAGGCGCAGCTTTAAAGAGAGCAGTAACTAACACGATCTATAAACTAACCAGAACACGTACTGTGGAAAGTAAATTACCTCAGACCACTCAAGATATGGTTGTCACAgataatcaaaatatgcAAACCATGAATCCTAGTTCTAGCCAAGCTTCCATCAATCAATCAATAGAAAGCTATTTATCTTATGTCAATTCATCTATCGACTGA
- the ETP1 gene encoding Etp1p (similar to Saccharomyces cerevisiae YHL010C; ancestral locus Anc_2.542), translated as MAYYSVIVDYTEDQSDLNVPVDFEFDWRFSQIYYKEAIVGEMSEQDKDSRPEDDLISSEYLGYGVIRLFKQKDNYEPGLELSRKIDDKDVIVIPGDDSMVCMLFVPSYFTLHELLHFYIGDDIINTKVSNIRMLKHYKKNANILGCNFMVLLKFKDPIYAKEFLNEFNGKKFSKMDPETCHIVAIKELVFKKTLFDKNMMKDTQLKDGIDDSSTLPYLLKDPFTSNLAIEENRDEIELPTCPVCLEKMDSLVTGLITIPCSHTFHCQCLDKWKNSKCPVCRHTNLNISRKLLIEQATSDWKCSVCDSVENLWMCLICGNVGCGRYNSKHAILHFEMTSHCFAMDMRTQRVWDYAGDNYVHRLVQNEVDGKLVEVGNIGSTLNTPSDRNKNENLVTNLMRNKEYHLEYVQVLISQLESQREYYELKLKDVSNKNNEEQQLQDLKDQLKSLKLQLSQNEQATKKELEANNMMLSGFQANLDKSEKFIDNLKQEKMKLEEENKNLQEQLQDLMFYLDTQNKFKDATEEEREGAVIIKQTGSTSTASKKKKNKKKKNRVL; from the coding sequence ATGGCATATTACAGCGTTATTGTCGACTATACGGAAGATCAAAGTGATTTGAATGTGCCTGTAGATTTCGAGTTTGATTGGAGATTTagtcaaatttattataaagaaGCTATTGTTGGTGAGATGTCGGAACAAGATAAGGATAGTCGACCTGAAGATGATTTGATTTCATCGGAATATTTAGGTTACGGGGTGAttcgattatttaaacaaaaagatAATTATGAGCCTGGTCTAGAGCTTTCACGGAAAATAGACGATAAAGATGTAATAGTGATACCAGGGGATGATTCTATGGTTTGTATGTTGTTTGTTCCATCTTATTTTACTTTGCATGAACTTTTGCATTTTTATATTGGagatgatattattaatactAAAGTATCTAATATTAGAATGTTGAaacattataaaaaaaatgctAATATTTTAGGCTGCAATTTTATGGTATTGcttaaatttaaagatcCCATTTATGCTAAggaatttttaaatgaatttaatggGAAGAAATTTAGTAAAATGGATCCAGAAACATGCCATATAGTAgcaattaaagaattgGTTTTTAAGAAAACcttatttgataaaaatatgatgaAAGATACACAATTAAAGGACGGAATAGACGATAGTAGTACATTACCTTACTTATTGAAGGATCCTTTCACATCTAATTTGGCAATCGAAGAGAATCGCGATGAAATTGAGTTACCTACTTGTCCAGTCTGCTTAGAAAAAATGGATAGTTTAGTCACTGGTTTGATAACTATTCCATGCTCTCATACATTTCATTGTCAGTGTTTAGATAAAtggaaaaattcaaaatgtCCTGTCTGTAGACATACTaacttaaatatatcaagaAAGCTATTGATTGAGCAAGCTACTTCTGATTGGAAGTGTTCAGTATGTGACTCTGTTGAAAATTTATGGATGTGTCTCATTTGCGGAAATGTTGGATGTGGTAGATATAATTCAAAGCATGCTATCCTACACTTTGAAATGACGTCACATTGTTTTGCCATGGATATGAGAACGCAGAGAGTTTGGGATTATGCAGGAGATAATTATGTTCATAGATTAGTACAGAATGAAGTTGATGGAAAATTGGTAGAAGTTGGTAACATTGGTTCAACTTTAAACACTCCTAGTGATAGAAATAAGAATGAGAATTTAGTGACAAATCTTATGAGAAACAAGGAATATCACTTGGAATATGTTCAAGTACTTATATCACAATTAGAGTCACAAAGAGAATATTATGAATTGAAGTTGAAAGATGtatctaataaaaataacgaAGAACAACAATTACAAGACTTAAAAgatcaattgaaaagtCTAAAGTTGCAGTTGTCACAAAATGAGCAAGCAACGAAAAAGGAATTAGAGGCTAATAATATGATGCTCTCAGGTTTTCAAGCTAATTTAGACAAATCAGAAAAGTTCATTGATAACTTAAAGCAAGAGAAAATGAAACTGGAGGAAGAAAATAAGAATTTGCAAGAACAACTCCAGGATTTGATGTTCTATTTGGACacacaaaataaatttaaagatgcAACAGAAGAGGAAAGGGAAGGTGctgtaataataaaacaaacTGGAAGTACAAGTACAGCTtccaagaagaagaaaaataagaagaagaaaaatagaGTATTATAA